The nucleotide sequence CGACGCCCCCAGGAACTTGCCGGTTCCGGCCGCGGCCGCGCCTCGCCCCTCGGCCCAGGCCCCGCAGCCGGCTGCCGCACCCCAGGCCGCACCGCCGGCCGCATCGCCCCAGCCTGCTGCGGCCGTGGCTGCCACGCCGCCGGCCCCGGCCACAGCCCAGACGGCTTCGGCCCCGGCCACCAAACCCGAGGCCGCTGCTGCGCCGCAAACCGCGCCCAGCGCCGAGGCCAAGGCCGCGCCCCAGACGGCCAAAAAAGACGCCATGCAGAGCCTGCGGGTGGACGCCGGCAAGCTCGACGATCTGGTCAATCTCGTCGGCGAACTGGTCATCGCCCAGGCCCGGCTCACCCAGCTGGCCGGGAGCCTGGGCCAGCCGGCGCTGACCAGCGTGGCCGAGGAGATCGAACGGCTGTCCAACGAGCTGCGCGACAATACGCTGGGCATCCGCATGCTGCCCATCGGCACGACATTCAGCCGGTTTCGGCGGCTGGTGCGCGACCTGTCCTCGGAGATGCGCAAATCCATCGAACTCGTCACCGAGGGCGGCGAGACGGAACTCGACAAGACCGTCATCGAGCAGCTCAACGATCCACTGGTGCATCTGCTGCGCAACAGCATCGACCACGGTATCGAATCCCCCCAGGACCGGCTGGCCGCCGGCAAGCCCGAGGCCGGGACCATCATCCTGTCGGCCGAACACGCCGGCGGCGAGGTGGTGCTGACCATCATCGACGACGGCAAGGGCATGCAGGCCGAGCGCATCCGGGCCAAGGCCGTGGAAAAGGGGCTTATTCCCCCGGACGCGCGCCTAACCGACGGCGAATGCTTCAACCTGATTTTCCTGCCTGGCTTTTCCACGGCGGACAAGGTCACCAGCATCTCGGGCCGGGGCGTGGGCATGGACGTGGTCAAGCGCTCCATGGACGCGCTGCGCGGCAAGATCGACGTGCAAAGCGAACCGGGCAAGGGCACGCGCATCACCATCCGGTTGCCCCTGACCCTGGCCATCATCGACGGGTTGCAGATCAAGGCCGGCGAGGACCAGTACATCATTCCGCTGTCCCTGGTGGAAGAATGCGTGGAACTCTCACGCGACGGCGGCGACGGGACCCGCCGCGGCCGCACCATCCAGCTGCGCGGCGAAATCGTGCCCTACATCCGGCTGCGCGAAGCGTTTGAAATGGAAGGACTGCCCCCGGCCATCGAGCAGGTGGTGGTGACGCGATTCGAGGGCGAGCGGGCCGGCATTGCCGTGGATCAGGTGCTTGGCCAGCAACAGACGGTCATCAAGAGCCTTGGCAACTACATCGGCTCGGTGTCCGGCATCTCCGGGGCAACCATAAACGGCGATGGCACCATGTCGCTTATTCTCGATGTGCCGTCACTTGTGGCTTCCGTGAAGCGTTCGGCAGCCTGAGGCCGATTTTGCAGTCTGGCTGCCGCCACGTTGCGTCGCGCTTCGCCGCCGCAGCGGAAACCATCGTACCCAATACGCTCCGCGCGCGAGACGAGGACGCCAAACGCGCGCGCCGCATTGACCACGCGCCCCCGGGCCGCTACACTCGGCCAAATTGACAGGATGAGGAACACCATCGCATGTCCAACGACCCGTATGCCCTGTTCGCCGATTTCGTGGCCCGCAAAAAACTCAAGATGACGCCCCAGCGGCGGCAGATTCTCGACGTGTTCCTGGCCGAGGAAGGGCACCTCACCTCCGAGGAACTCTACCAGAAGGTCAAGGCCGACCATCCCGGCATCGGCCAGGCCACGGTCTACCGCACGCTCAAGCTCCTGGCCGACTCCGGTCTGGCCAAGGGCGTGGAGTTCGGCGACGGGGCCATGCGCTACGAGATTCTCTACGGCCAGACCCACCACGACCATCTCATCTGCGAAGCCTGCGGCGTCAACGTCGAGGTGGTGGACCCGGCCATCGAACAGCTGCAGGAAGAGGTGGCCCGCCGCCATGGCTTCACCCTGACCGCCCACAAGCTGTATCTTTACGGGCTGTGCCCGGAGTGCCGCAAAAAGCGCGCCTAGCCCGGCTCTTTGGCTCAGAAAACCAGCGCGGCGGCCCCTGTCCGGGGCCGCCGTTTTTTTGCGTCGCCAAGACGCGGCCGCTTAGCCCTCTTCCGGCGCGTCGTCGTTCTCGTCATCGTCGCCCTCGGCCAGGGCCGGGCCGTCGCCAAGCTCGGCCAGTCCGGCCGCCGCCAGTCCCTCGGCCCAGCCCCCGGGACGGCCGGCGCATTCGGCGAACACCCGGCTGGGGCAGCAGGCGCAGCGTTCGGGGTCCAGCCGGGCCACGATGCCGGCAATGGCCGATTCCTTGTCGCGAAAGACGTTCTCCGCCCCGATGCGGGCCAGACAGCCGCCGCGCGTCAAGAGCTCCATGACCTCGCCCTTGAGCGAACAAAAAAAGATCTCCCGGCCCGAGAGCTTCATGGCCCCGGCTTCGTGAAACAGCATGTGGCAGCCGCCGGCGTCGATGAAGTTGATGCCCGAGCCGATGATGAGGATGTGGCACTGTTCCGGGCTTTTCTCCACGATACGATGGAGCTCTTCGGCGATGTGGTTGACGGCCCCGAAAAAGATGGAGCCGTCCAGGCGCAGGATCTTGAGCTGGGGGCATTCAGCCAGCTTCTTGCGGCGCACGTTGACCAGGGCGTGCCGGGAGGAGGCAGGGTCCGGGGCCAGGGTGATGAAGTGGGGGTGGCTGGTGCGACGCAGATAGAGCAGAAGCGACAGCATGACCCCGGCGTAGATGGCGAATTCCAACCCGACGAACAGCGTGGACAAGAACGTGGCCGCCAGCACCCCGGCCTCGGACCGGTCGGTGCGCAGGATGTGGCGGATGGCCTTGGCGTTGACCAGCCCGGCCGCCACCAGCACGATGACCCCGGCCATGGCCGCGATGGGCAGGTAAGCCGTGGCCGGCGCGACCAAAAGCACGACCAGGGCCAGCAGCACGGCCGAGAACACGGCGGCCAGCGGCGTCTTGGCCCCGGCGTCGAAATTGACGCCGGTGCGGGTGAACGACCCCGACGAGGCGTAGCCCGAAAAAAATCCGCCGGCGATATTGGCCAGTCCCTGGCCGATGAACTCCTGGCTGTTGTCGATATGCTGCTCCGAGCGCACGGCCACGGCCCGGGCAATGGACACGGCCTCGGCCAGCCCGAGCATGGCCACGGCCAAAGCGCCCGGGAACAGCACCCGGAAGGTGTCGAGGTCGATTTCCGGCAGCGACAGCGGCGGCAGGCTGGCCGGCAGCGCGCCCACCAGCTTGGCCCCGTGGCCGGCTCCGTTAAGGACATGGCACAACAGGCTGCCGGCAATAAGCGACAGCAACAGGGCGGGGCAGCGCGGCCACAGCCGCCGCAACACCAGGGCGACAAGCAGCGTGGCCCCGGCGATGAGGGCCACGTGGCCGTTGACGGCCGGCAGCTGCTGGAAAAAGGCCAGCCAGGTTTCGAGAAAGGAGCCGCCGCGCGGCAGGGTGACGCCGAAAAAATGCCCCAGCTGGCTGGTGGCGATGAGGATGGCCGCGCCGGCGGTGAAGCCCGTGACCACCGAATGGGACACGAAATTGACCACCCCGCCCAGACGGGCCAGGCCCAGGCCGAACTGGACCAGGCCGGCCAGGACGGTCAGCGCCAGCACGAGCCGGATGTAGTCCGGCGAGCCGGGCGGGGCGAGCTGGCTGACGTTGGCGAAAACGACCAGGGAGATGGCCGTGGTGGGGCCGGAGATGAGGTGCCAGGACGAGCCGTAAAGGGCGGCCACGATGACCGGGACCATGGCGGCGTAGAGGCCGTACTGGGGCGGCAGCCCGGCGATGGCGGCAAAGGCCACGCCCTGGGGCAGCACGATGACCGCGCCGGTGAGTCCGGCCCACAGGTCGGCCGTGAGCGTGCGCCGCCCCACCCGGGGCCACCAGGAAAGAAAGGGGAAAAGGCGCGGCAAAAGCCGCAGCAGCGGCTCGAATCGCGACGGGCGGCGGGGCAGATCGCAGTGTTCCACAGGGCGTCTCCGGGAGGGGTGTATGGTAACGACCATACCCGGGAAGCGGCCGGGGTCAAGGCTTGGGGCGTGTTTCGCCTTCCCGGCCGCCGGGCGCGGCGCAAGCCAAACAATACGCCCCGGCCACCCCGGCGAGCTCCCCCAGTCCCGGGGGCACGATGTACTCGGCCACTCGGGCCGTCAGCCGCTCGTCGGGCAGATACCCGCCCAAGGTCGCCACGAACCGCTCCCGGACCTTGGCGAAAAAACCTTCCTCGCCGAGCCGGCCGCCCTTGGGCACGCTGCCGCCGAGGATGATACGGCGCGGCGACAAGGCGTAGGTGACGGTCGCCAAGGCCTCGGCCACGTAGGCCGCCTCATGCTCCCAGGCCGGATGATCGGCAGACAGGTCCTCGGCCGCCGTCCCGGTCCGGGCCGCCATGGCCGGACCGCTGCAAAGCCCCTCCCAGCAGTCGCCGTGGAACGGACAGACCCCGGGAAACACGTCCCCGGCCAGACGCCGCAAGCCGATATGGCCCATTTCCGGGTGGGTCAGCCCATGGAGCAGCCGGCCGCCGGCCAGTCCGCCCACGCCGATGCCCGTGCCGATGGTGACGTAGAGGAAATCGTCCAGCCCCCGGGCCGCGCCCCATTCCCGCTCGCCCAGGGCCGCGCCGTTGACGTCGGTGTCGAAACCGATGGGCCGGCCCGGGAAAGCCCGGCCAAGGGCGCCCAGGAGATCAAAGCCGCTCCAGCCCGGTTTGGGCGTGGTCATGACCCGGCCGTAGTCGGGCAGGGCCTTGTCCAGGCAGACCGGGCCAAAGGAGGCCACGCCCAGGGCGGCAAGGGGCGCGCCGCGCCGGTCCTCGCGGGACTTGAGCCAGCCGGCCACGGCGGCCAGGGTGGCGGCGGGATCGTCGCCCGTGGGAAAAACGGCCCGGTTCTCCGGTCGCCGGATGTCGTCAAGGCCGGCCCCGACGGCGCAGACAAACTTCGTTCCCCCGGCCTCGACGGCTCCCCGAAAAGCCTTTTCGCCCATGGCTCAATACATCCCCTTGCCCTTTGTTGAATACGGTTGCCTTATGGCGGAACAGGCCGCCCGACAAGGGGTATGACGAGGACTTTGAGCCTGAGGCCCGAAGCCATTGGTTTTTCCCCGCGCTTTGGCTATCGTGACGGCGCGGCATGGTCGCCAAACGGACCATGCCGCGCCGTCACGGAGAAGCCCTATGCTGACCATGGCCTGCGTCGGATCGACCAATTTCCTCGGCTGCCTGCCCAAGGACGCGTTTGCCGTCGTGTCCGTCACGCCGCCCGCTCTCCAATGCCGCACCTGGGAGGCTATCCGGGCCGCCTGCGGCCGGTCGCCCGACATCGTGGCGTACTTTGACTACAGTGCGCCCCCGCCCCTGCCCGGAGTGGAGCATTTCCCCTGCCTCACCGTCTTTGGCTGCGTGGACAGCCACATCCACCATTGGTATCCGACCTATGCCCAGGCCTTTGACCTGTGCACGGTGAGCCTGCGCGACCATCTGTCGGCCTTTCAGGAAAACCTGTCCCCGGACCGGGCCATCTGGCTGCCGCCCGCGGCCGAAGCCGTGGCCGCCGAATCCCTGCCCCGGGAGGAAGACAAGGACATTGATCTGCTGTTCGTCGGCAAGGTGGACGCCGATCTGACCCCCGGCCGGGCGGTCCTGCTGGAGCAGCTCGCCGCCCTATTCCCGGGCCTTGTCGTCACCCAGGGGAACTGGCGTAAACTGTTCCCCCGGGCGCGCCTCGTGCTCAATATCGCCGAACACGGCGACCTCAACTTCCGGGTCTTCGAGGCGCTTTCCGTCGGCTCCTGCCTGCTGACCCCCGAGATCGGCCACGGCCTGACCGAGCTGTTCACCCCGGGCGAGCAGCTCTTCACCTATCCGCCGGAGGACCTGGACAGCCTGGCCGCCCTGGTCCGCGAACTGCTGCCCGACCCGGCCAGGCGCGAGCGCGTGGCCCGGCAAGGCCTGGAAGCCATGCGCGCCCGGCACAGCCCGGCGGCCCGGGCCGAGCGGTTCGCCGGCTTTGTCACGGCCCAGCCGGCCCAAGCCCTGATCCGCCAACGGCTGGAGGCGTCCCGGGAACTTCCCGCCTCCCTGCGGCTGCTCTATCTCCACTGGGCCGAGGCCCTGCCTGGCGACCCGCGCGCCGCGCTCTACCTGGAAGCGGCCAAGGGCCGTCTGCCCGCCGGATCCTGCGGCCTGTAGCCGGGCGGAGACGCCAGCCGGCAACCCGCTACCGCGATCTCACCCCTTGCCACGACGGCCAAAGGGCCTTACAGTTACGGTACCTTTCTCCATGGACGGAGCCGGTCCCCGAAGCACGGGGCCGCGAGGGCAGGCACGCTCGTGTCCCCGTCGCGTGGCGCTTTTGCGCCCGGAGTCCGCCCATGGCCGCCATTGCCGCCGCATCGCCCATTGGGGCCTATCAGCGCGAGGCGTCTCGATTGACGCCCGCCGCGCCGCGCGTGCCCGGCAAGGTCATCAGCCGCGAGGCCGGACTGTCGTTTGGCCCCTTTTCCCTGCGCTACTCGGCCACGGACTACGAATTCGACCTCTCGGGCACGCCTCCCCAGACCAGCTTCGTCGACGCCCTGGACGCCGCAGCAGCCAGCGCGCTTTTGGCCGAAACGCCGGCCCTGGGCCAAGCGCCGCCGCCCAACGCCTACACCCGCCGCCAGGCCCTGGCCGGCTACGCCACGGCCGCCGCCGTCACGCCCCAGACCGCCTCCGGCCCGACCATGCTGTCGCTGCGGGTCTGACTTTTCCCCCGCCGACACGACCCGTCCCGAGAGTTTCCGGCCTGCCCTGTGTCCACGCCGCCACATCGGGCGCGCCGACGCAGCGAGTGGCCGTCAACCTGCCTGAGGCAGTCTCCCGCGCGACAACCTGGGCACGATGCCGCCCACGCAGTGGCAATACTGCCGGTACTGCTCGCCGAAACGCGACAACAACCAGACTTCTTCATGGGGAATGCACAGCCAGTAGAACACCCCCGCCACCACCGGCGTCAAAAGGGCCAGCAGCGTGCCTTGCATGAGCGCCAGTCCGGGCACGATGCACCAGATCCAGGCAGCGTAAAGCGGATGGCGCACCACGGCGAAAATGCCGCGCGTGGCGAGCTGTCCGGCGTCGATGGCTTTGTACACCGAAAACGTGCCCAGGGCGTAAACCACAAAGCCCAGGGCGAGAAGCACTCCGCCCACGGCCAGAGCCAAGCGTTCGGGGATAAGGCGGTCGCAAAAGGATTCGATCAGGATGGCGTCGTAGACGATGGCGAGCAGGCCGTAGCAGATGGTGGCGCGGTAGAGCATGGTTCCCATTCCCCAACGATTCATGGCCTCACCTCCGGGGGGTCATGATTTGCTTGCACCGAAAATCCCCTCGCTTGTCAAGGGGGGCCTTGACAGCCCCGGGCTTCCTCGGCCACCAAAAAACAGCCGTGTCCATCCAAGTCGTACGCCTGCTCGCCGCCGCGCCCCTGCCCATGACCGTGGCCGTCGCCCTGGGGCTTCTCTCCGCCTTGTGGCTGGGGCTTTTCTGCACGGCCTCCATCCGGGCCGCCCTGGCCATGGCCGGCGCTTCGGCCGGCGGAGCCATGCTATCAGTCTGCGACGCCCTGTCCCGGCTGGCCGAAGCGCGCCGGGTGCGCCACATCCTGGCCCGGCGGGGCTTTGATCCCCGGGTTTTCGACGCCATGGCCCGCTCCCGCTGCCAGCGCGATGCCGCCCTGCACGCCGCCCGCCAGGCCGGCTGCATCGACAAGGCCAAAGCCCACTACCGCTCCCGGGGCTTTGCCTGGTATCATCTGCTGCCTCAAGGGACGACCAACGCCCCCTGGCGACTGCTCGCCCCCCGGTTTCTCAAGGGAAGCTTCCTGGCCTTTCGCCGCCCGCGCCGGCCGCGCCCCTAAGCGGCCCCGGCGCATACCGCCACCGGAGAACCCGCCATGTTCGAAACCGCCTCTCACGACGCCCTGGCCGGACTGCTCGACGCCCTAGGCCTGTCCGAAACGCCCTACGGCATGTTCTACACCAACGACGCGCCGGCTTCCGGCTTCGCTCCAGAGGCCGGCCCGCCTCTGTCCATCGAGGCAGAACAGGCCGGAACCATTGACTGGGGCGCGGTCTGGGGATCGTTCTCCTGCGTCCTGGGCAAGCTCTGGCTGGCCCGGCGCAAAGGCGAGGCAGCCTGGTTCGCCGCAGACCGCTACGGTTGCCCGGGCGGCTCGTTCTACCTCGGCTTCCACCAGCCCCAGCTCGATTTCATCGCCTGCTACATCTCCACCGGCATCCCCGGCACGCCCGTGGCCGGCGAACGCTATCTGCCCTCACCGGCCTCGGCCCGCCGCTTTTTCACCGAGATCGCCCCGCGCCCGGCTCCGGCCAAATACTGCGTCTTCAAGCCCGTCACCCGCTTCGCCCCGCACGAAACGCCCGAAACAGTCACCTTCTTTGCCCGGGGCGAGACGCTCACCGGCCTGGCCAACCTGGCCGCCTTCGTTACCGACGATTTCGAGGTCACGGCCGCGCCCTTCGGGGCCGGCTGCAGCTTCATGACCACCTGGCCGCTGCACTATCTGGCCAGGAGCCGGCCCCGGGCCGTGCTTGGCTGCGGCGACCCGTCGGCGCGCAAATTCCTGAAACCCGACGAAATGACCTTCACCGTGCCCTCGACCCTCTACGAACAGCTCCTCACCCGCTGGCCCGAAGCGTTCCTGGCCACCAAGACCTGGGCCGGCGTTCAGAAAAAGATCGCCCGCAGCCGCGAGGTTTGGAAGGAAGAGGGATAAGGAGAAGAGGGCAAGACGGAGAGTGCCTCCGGTGGCCGGGGGCCTGAGGCCCCCGCCCCACCGAATGGAGGAAAGATTGACAGGGGAGCCGTAGGGGATGTTTGACCGACCGGTAGGAAGGTTAGGAGTCTTTCCTGGTTTTCCGAGGGGGATCCGCCTGCTCCAGGCCCTTGAGCCGCGCGGAGAAGGCGTTTTGGATCAGCTGCTGCACGGTGGCGGCAGCTTCCCCAGGCCATGAAAAAGCCCCCCGAAGCGACGCTTCGGGGGGCGAAATCGTTTCCTGGCCGTCTTGTTAGCGCCAGGCCTTGGTCTTGCCGGAGTAGCTAAAGATCTCGCGGATGGCTTCGTCCTTCTCGGTCCAGGGACCACGCAAGGCGGCTTCCTTGGTCGGTCCGACGCTGGTGTACACCCGTTGCATGTAGGTGATGTGGCCGACGTAGGGCGTGTGGTCGTACTCCACGCGCTTGACCTCGGCGCCCAAGGATTCGCGGATGATGATGCGGTAGGTGGCCTCCCACTGGCTGCCGACCTGCTTGATCTTCTTGTTGGCCATGGTGCCGACGCCCAGGCGGTCCAGCTCGTCCACCCACTTCTGGGCATAGCGCCAGAATTCGTCGCGGATGGGCTGGGGCACGTCGGTGGCGTTGCCAATCACGCCGGTCTTGCCAAACGACGCCCGCATCTTGTCGGTGAGCTCCACCGTTGGGGCCGGAACAGGGGCCGGTTCCGCGCCCTTCTTGCCTTTCTTGCCCTTGACGGGCTTTTCCTCGACCACGCCCGGGTCCAGGGCTTCCTTGCCCCCGGCCTTGCGGGCCGTGGCGTCGGGCTTTTCCGCCACCACCGGAGCCGGCGCAACGGCCACAGGGGCCGGAGCCGCAACGGCAGGCTTGGTCTCGGCCTTGGCCGGCACGGCGGCCACAGGGGCCGGCGCGGCGGTCTTGCCGGGAATGGTCAGGGTTTGTCCGGCCTTGAGCTTTTTGGCGTCGGCCAGATTGTTGGCGGCGAGCAGCGCCTTGCCGTCCACGCCGAACTTCTTGGCGATGACGGCCACGGTGTCGCCCTTTTCGACCTTGTAGGTCAGGGGCTTTGGCGTATCGACAACGACGGTCGGAGCCGGGCCGGAAGCGGGGTAAACGTGGAGGCCGGCAAAGGCGGCGGAGGCAGCAAAAAGAAGGAGAGCGAGGGCGGCGAAGATGCTTCGAGCGGTGGGCATGGGGTGTTCTCCGATCAAAAAGCCAGACGCCCCTGGCGGGGCGTCTGGCCGGCGAGACTTGGAAGTCTCACTACATGGACTTGAACTTGATCACGCAGCGACGGTTCAGAGCGCGGCCCTGAGCGGTCTTGTTGGTGGCCACCGGATCGGACTCGCCGAAGCTGATGGTCTCGATGCGGGAGGCGTCGATGCCCTTCTTCACGAAGAAGGCCTTGACCGAGTCGGCGCGGCGCTGGCCGAGCTTCATGTTGTACTGCTCGGTGCCGATGGAGTCGGTGTGGCCTTCGAGGATGACCTTCATGCCAGTCTTGGACTTGATGATGGCGGTGCCTTCTTCAAGGACGGGCACGAACTCGGGCTTGATGTTGTACTTGTCGAAGTCGAAGTAGATGCTGCGGAAGACGACGATTTCGTCTTCGATCCACTCGTACAGGGCGCACTCGAGGAACTTCTCGCGGGCGGCCTCGTTGCGGAGCAGCTCTTCGCCGAGCTCGATGCAGTTGCACTTGCCCAGGGCGGCGATGGCCTTGAGGACCTGCTGGCCGTGCTTGTTGTCGGACAGATCGACAATGTAGAAGCACAGGTTGTCGCCGTACTTGGCCTTCAGGGACTGGGCCACGGCCACGGGATCGACGCCGCAGTTGGAGTCGCCGTCGGAGAAGATGAACACGCCGGTCTTGCCGCTAAGGGTCGAGACGGGCAGCTTGTCCAGATCTTCCAGGCCCTTGCCCATGGGGGTCATGCGGCCGTAAACGGTGTAGTCGGTGTTGATCTTTTCAACAGCGGCAGCCATGGTGGCCTGCTTGTACGGAGCCATCGCAGCGTACTCCTTGTACGGAGCGAAGGTGTACAGACCGGCCTTGTAGCCCAGTTCGGGGGTCATCTTGTTCAGTTCACGGGCCAGGGACTTGGCCATCATGATCTTGGAGACGCCGCCAAACTGCACATAGCGCTGTCCCTTGTAGGAGAACGCCATGGAGCTGGAATGGTCGATGAAGTAAATGAAGTTGTCGACCTTCGGGACCTGCTTCTTGGCCATGGCCGGACCGCTGAATCCCAGCAGCAGGGCGACCAGAGCCACCAACACGACTTGCAGTTTCTTGTTCATAACTCCCTCCTCGGAGTAGTGAATGAGATTCACCCTTGCCTAAAAAAAACCACCCTCATTAGCCTGAAACGGGATTTTCCCGCCCGCGGGCGGAAGAACCCCAAGCCCCCTGTCGTGTCGTAACCTCTTGAAATAACGACCTTCCAGGGTGCTTCCCTCTGTTCTCCGGTTTAACATATAGTTCTTTTTGCCAGGCAGCGCAAGTGGATGCGCCCCCATTCCCCAGCCTCGGGCCGCCTTGCGCCAAGCCCTTGGGCTGCCTATAGCATATTTCTTCTGAATGTGTACAAAAAACCTGGCCGGCCATGCCCGCCAGCCTAACGCCAACGCAGGAGCGCTGATGTCCAAGAAATACGGTTTTTCCGTCCTTCGCGACGAAATCGTTGAAGAATACGCCGCCAGGGCCATCCTCTACCGCCACGACCGCACCGGAGCCGAACTCCTTTCCCTGATTTCTGACGACGAGAACAAGGTTTTCGGCGCGGCCTTCCGCACCCCGCCCGCCTGCTCCACCGGCGTGCCCCATATCCTCGAACACTCGGTCCTGTGCGGATCGCAAAAATACCCAGTCAAGGAACCCTTTGTCGAACTCCTCAAAGGGTCGCTCAACACCTTTCTCAACGCCTTCACCTACCCCGACAAGACCTGCTACCCGGTGGCCTCCACCAACCTGCGCGACTTCTATAATCTGGTTGACGTCTATCTCGACGCCGTGTTCTTCCCCCGCATCCCCCGGGCCGTCTTCCTCCAGGAAGGCTGGCATTTTGAATGGAATGACGGCGGCGAGCTGATCCGCAGCGGCGTGGTCTTCAATGAAATGAAGGGCGTCTACTCCTCGCCCGATTCCGTGCTCGGCGAATTCTGCCAGCGCACCCTGTTTCCCGACACTACCTACGGCGTGGACTCCGGCGGCGACCCCAAGGTGATCCCGACGCTGACCTATGACGCCTTCAAGAATTTCCACGAGACCTACTACCATCCCGGCAACGGCCGTTTCTTCTTTGCCGGCAACGACGATCCCGATGAGCGCCTGCGCCTGCTTGGGGCCTACCTCGATCGGTTCGAGGCCCGGCCGGCCGCCTCGTCCGTGGCTCGGCAGCAGCCCTTTGCCGCGCCGAAAAAAATCGAGATGCCCTACGCCGCCGCCCCGGGCCAGGCCGGGCGCGCCTTTGTCGCCTGCAACTGGCTGCTGCCCGACGTGGCCGACCAGGATCTGGTCATGGTTTTCGACGTGCTGGAGCATGTGCTCATCGGCCTGCCCACCTCGCCCCTGCGCAAGGCGCTCCTCGACAGCGGCCTGGGCGAGGATCTCGCCGGCGGTGGGCTGGAGAGCGAACTGCGCCAGATGTTTTTCTCGGTGGGCCTCAAGGGCGTGGCTCCCGAGGCTACGGGGCAGGTGGAGACGCTCATCCTCGAAACCCTGACCCGGCTGGCTGCCGAGGGCCTGCCGGCCGACGCCGTGGAAGCCGGGGTCAACGCCCTGGAATTTTCCCTGCGCGAAAACAACACCGGCTCGTTCCCGCGCGGGCTGTCCTTGTGGCTGCGCTCTCTGACTACCTGGCTGCACGACGGCGACCCCTTGTCCCCTTTGCGTTTTTCCGGTCCCCTGGGCCGGCTCAAGGCCCGGCTGGCTGCCGGCGAGCAGGTTCTCGAAGACGCCATGCGGCTGTGGATGCTGGATAATCCCCACCGCGTGACCTTGACGCTCACCCCGGACACCGAGCTGGACGCCCGGCGCGTCGCCGAGGAAAAAGCCGAGCTGGCCGCCGTGGCCGCCGCCCTGGACGAGGCCGCCAAGGCCGCCATCGCCGCGGATCTCGACATCCTGCGCCAGTTCCAGGACACCCCGGACACGCCCGAGGATCTGGCCCGCATCCCGTCCCTGGCCCTGGCCGATCTGCCCCGCGACGAAACGCCCATTCCC is from Solidesulfovibrio magneticus RS-1 and encodes:
- a CDS encoding chemotaxis protein CheA; this encodes MAFDAETRALFQEEVAENLAELDGALLELEKNPRDHDLIDRIFRAVHTLKGACDMFGLVQVVALAHDLESLFDHVRGGWRRVSKELLDAAFAAKDRFAAMLAEGADPEAEADPALAQRLKTLLRTTDMPDEEPAGPAPGPATPAADNSQDDAELAAVLAGILPEAPQAPHVWDIVFAPSDPGHLSCSDPLALLDELRSLGQVETRCDINAVPDLEALDPTDCRMRFFLRLTTGPDANANALRDVFLFLDNPGDVTITPAEADAPRNLPVPAAAAPRPSAQAPQPAAAPQAAPPAASPQPAAAVAATPPAPATAQTASAPATKPEAAAAPQTAPSAEAKAAPQTAKKDAMQSLRVDAGKLDDLVNLVGELVIAQARLTQLAGSLGQPALTSVAEEIERLSNELRDNTLGIRMLPIGTTFSRFRRLVRDLSSEMRKSIELVTEGGETELDKTVIEQLNDPLVHLLRNSIDHGIESPQDRLAAGKPEAGTIILSAEHAGGEVVLTIIDDGKGMQAERIRAKAVEKGLIPPDARLTDGECFNLIFLPGFSTADKVTSISGRGVGMDVVKRSMDALRGKIDVQSEPGKGTRITIRLPLTLAIIDGLQIKAGEDQYIIPLSLVEECVELSRDGGDGTRRGRTIQLRGEIVPYIRLREAFEMEGLPPAIEQVVVTRFEGERAGIAVDQVLGQQQTVIKSLGNYIGSVSGISGATINGDGTMSLILDVPSLVASVKRSAA
- a CDS encoding methyltransferase family protein, whose protein sequence is MNRWGMGTMLYRATICYGLLAIVYDAILIESFCDRLIPERLALAVGGVLLALGFVVYALGTFSVYKAIDAGQLATRGIFAVVRHPLYAAWIWCIVPGLALMQGTLLALLTPVVAGVFYWLCIPHEEVWLLSRFGEQYRQYCHCVGGIVPRLSRGRLPQAG
- a CDS encoding ROK family protein translates to MGEKAFRGAVEAGGTKFVCAVGAGLDDIRRPENRAVFPTGDDPAATLAAVAGWLKSREDRRGAPLAALGVASFGPVCLDKALPDYGRVMTTPKPGWSGFDLLGALGRAFPGRPIGFDTDVNGAALGEREWGAARGLDDFLYVTIGTGIGVGGLAGGRLLHGLTHPEMGHIGLRRLAGDVFPGVCPFHGDCWEGLCSGPAMAARTGTAAEDLSADHPAWEHEAAYVAEALATVTYALSPRRIILGGSVPKGGRLGEEGFFAKVRERFVATLGGYLPDERLTARVAEYIVPPGLGELAGVAGAYCLACAAPGGREGETRPKP
- a CDS encoding Fur family transcriptional regulator codes for the protein MSNDPYALFADFVARKKLKMTPQRRQILDVFLAEEGHLTSEELYQKVKADHPGIGQATVYRTLKLLADSGLAKGVEFGDGAMRYEILYGQTHHDHLICEACGVNVEVVDPAIEQLQEEVARRHGFTLTAHKLYLYGLCPECRKKRA
- a CDS encoding SulP family inorganic anion transporter; translation: MVVTIHPSRRRPVEHCDLPRRPSRFEPLLRLLPRLFPFLSWWPRVGRRTLTADLWAGLTGAVIVLPQGVAFAAIAGLPPQYGLYAAMVPVIVAALYGSSWHLISGPTTAISLVVFANVSQLAPPGSPDYIRLVLALTVLAGLVQFGLGLARLGGVVNFVSHSVVTGFTAGAAILIATSQLGHFFGVTLPRGGSFLETWLAFFQQLPAVNGHVALIAGATLLVALVLRRLWPRCPALLLSLIAGSLLCHVLNGAGHGAKLVGALPASLPPLSLPEIDLDTFRVLFPGALAVAMLGLAEAVSIARAVAVRSEQHIDNSQEFIGQGLANIAGGFFSGYASSGSFTRTGVNFDAGAKTPLAAVFSAVLLALVVLLVAPATAYLPIAAMAGVIVLVAAGLVNAKAIRHILRTDRSEAGVLAATFLSTLFVGLEFAIYAGVMLSLLLYLRRTSHPHFITLAPDPASSRHALVNVRRKKLAECPQLKILRLDGSIFFGAVNHIAEELHRIVEKSPEQCHILIIGSGINFIDAGGCHMLFHEAGAMKLSGREIFFCSLKGEVMELLTRGGCLARIGAENVFRDKESAIAGIVARLDPERCACCPSRVFAECAGRPGGWAEGLAAAGLAELGDGPALAEGDDDENDDAPEEG
- a CDS encoding DUF169 domain-containing protein — translated: MFETASHDALAGLLDALGLSETPYGMFYTNDAPASGFAPEAGPPLSIEAEQAGTIDWGAVWGSFSCVLGKLWLARRKGEAAWFAADRYGCPGGSFYLGFHQPQLDFIACYISTGIPGTPVAGERYLPSPASARRFFTEIAPRPAPAKYCVFKPVTRFAPHETPETVTFFARGETLTGLANLAAFVTDDFEVTAAPFGAGCSFMTTWPLHYLARSRPRAVLGCGDPSARKFLKPDEMTFTVPSTLYEQLLTRWPEAFLATKTWAGVQKKIARSREVWKEEG
- a CDS encoding glycosyltransferase, which encodes MLTMACVGSTNFLGCLPKDAFAVVSVTPPALQCRTWEAIRAACGRSPDIVAYFDYSAPPPLPGVEHFPCLTVFGCVDSHIHHWYPTYAQAFDLCTVSLRDHLSAFQENLSPDRAIWLPPAAEAVAAESLPREEDKDIDLLFVGKVDADLTPGRAVLLEQLAALFPGLVVTQGNWRKLFPRARLVLNIAEHGDLNFRVFEALSVGSCLLTPEIGHGLTELFTPGEQLFTYPPEDLDSLAALVRELLPDPARRERVARQGLEAMRARHSPAARAERFAGFVTAQPAQALIRQRLEASRELPASLRLLYLHWAEALPGDPRAALYLEAAKGRLPAGSCGL